A window of the Euzebyales bacterium genome harbors these coding sequences:
- a CDS encoding ABC transporter permease — MSTAVRTPEQQRRERRFGIVSLVFAAVMGAVFAANGAGAIATFDLAGRGATFLAEVQVPVGLTAAVLAVIVAAVGTVQLLRGFGDRAATAVGVSAALFTLAFLAWAARDATLPLLGLFQNTLSGSVPLALGAMCGLVCERSGVINIAIEAQFLFAAFTAAVVGSITSSAVIGLGGGILAGVAVGGLLALLSIRFRADQIVVGVVLIVFATGLTSFLNQQLLQPSPELNQPTGFSRLDIPLLSDIPILGPLVFRQTVPVYIMLLAVPILQWALFQSRWGLRLRSVGEHPKAADTVGINVLATRYRAVMLGGALAGIGGGWFTLDSAGQFSPGMSAGLGFIALAAMLVGRYQPYGAFGAALVFGFAGEVATSLTILDVGVPSTVLLMVPYIVTIVVVAGFVGRLRMPAADGQPYVKE; from the coding sequence GTGAGCACGGCGGTGCGCACGCCCGAGCAGCAGCGACGCGAGCGGCGCTTCGGCATCGTCTCCCTGGTGTTCGCCGCCGTGATGGGCGCGGTGTTCGCGGCGAACGGCGCCGGCGCCATCGCCACGTTCGACCTCGCCGGCCGGGGCGCGACCTTCCTCGCGGAGGTGCAGGTTCCGGTCGGCCTCACCGCCGCCGTGCTCGCCGTGATCGTCGCGGCGGTGGGCACGGTCCAACTGCTCCGTGGCTTCGGTGACCGTGCCGCCACCGCGGTCGGTGTGAGTGCCGCGCTGTTCACCCTGGCGTTCCTGGCCTGGGCGGCGCGTGACGCGACGCTCCCGCTGCTCGGACTGTTCCAGAACACCCTCAGCGGATCCGTCCCGCTCGCGCTCGGCGCGATGTGCGGACTGGTCTGCGAGCGGTCGGGCGTCATCAACATCGCGATCGAGGCCCAGTTCCTGTTCGCCGCGTTCACGGCCGCCGTGGTCGGCAGCATCACCTCGAGCGCCGTCATCGGCCTCGGTGGCGGCATCCTGGCCGGCGTGGCCGTCGGCGGTCTGCTCGCGCTGCTCTCGATCCGCTTCCGCGCCGACCAGATCGTCGTCGGCGTCGTGCTCATCGTGTTCGCGACCGGCCTGACGTCGTTCCTCAACCAGCAGTTGCTCCAGCCGTCGCCCGAGCTGAACCAGCCGACCGGGTTCTCCCGGCTCGACATCCCGCTGCTGAGCGACATCCCGATCCTCGGACCGCTGGTGTTCCGCCAGACCGTGCCGGTCTACATCATGCTGCTCGCCGTGCCGATCCTGCAGTGGGCGCTCTTCCAGAGCCGCTGGGGGCTGCGGCTGCGGTCGGTCGGTGAACACCCGAAGGCGGCTGACACGGTCGGCATCAACGTGCTCGCGACCCGTTACCGGGCGGTGATGCTGGGCGGTGCGCTGGCGGGCATCGGTGGCGGATGGTTCACCCTGGACTCCGCAGGTCAGTTCAGCCCGGGGATGTCGGCCGGGCTCGGCTTCATCGCGCTGGCAGCCATGCTGGTGGGCCGGTACCAGCCCTACGGTGCCTTCGGCGCCGCGCTCGTGTTCGGCTTCGCCGGGGAGGTCGCGACGTCGCTGACCATCCTCGACGTCGGCGTGCCGTCCACCGTCCTGCTGATGGTGCCCTACATCGTGACGATCGTCGTCGTCGCGGGGTTCGTCGGCCGGCTGCGCATGCCTGCCGCGGACGGCCAGCCGTACGTCAAGGAGTGA
- a CDS encoding BMP family ABC transporter substrate-binding protein, translated as MRTSKLLAVLFALAMLVAACGDAPAEETTDDAGGGDTASSEAPDASESDGDTAQATDFSACQVTDTGGVDDRSFNQTAFKGLQDAESEFGISTSVLESESDADFEPNINTFVDQGCDLIVTVGFLLGEATQAAAEANPDVNFAIVDFDFFDTEATEDVTIDNVRELTFATDQAAFLAGYLAAGMTETGTVGTYGGLNIPTVTIFMDGFLAGVRHHNAEKGTDVEVIGWDGSDGLFTGNFESQDDGRQLTEQLIQRDADIIMPVAGPVGLGSAAALEDAGEGSLIWVDTDGYESASQFSDLMLTSVVKNMDVAVFDTIATAIDGSFEGGLYVGTLENDGVAIAPFHDFEDEVPDELKSELDTLREGIIAGDVSVSSADYEG; from the coding sequence ATGCGCACATCGAAGTTGCTGGCGGTGTTGTTCGCCTTGGCCATGCTTGTGGCCGCATGTGGTGACGCTCCGGCGGAGGAGACGACCGACGACGCGGGCGGCGGGGACACCGCGTCGAGTGAGGCGCCGGACGCGAGCGAGTCGGACGGCGACACCGCGCAGGCGACCGACTTCAGCGCCTGCCAGGTGACCGACACCGGCGGCGTCGACGACCGCTCGTTCAACCAGACGGCCTTCAAGGGCCTGCAGGACGCGGAGTCCGAGTTCGGCATCAGCACCAGCGTGCTCGAGTCCGAGTCCGACGCCGACTTCGAGCCCAACATCAACACGTTCGTCGATCAGGGCTGCGACCTGATCGTGACCGTCGGCTTCCTGCTCGGCGAGGCGACGCAGGCCGCCGCCGAGGCGAACCCGGACGTCAACTTCGCGATCGTCGACTTCGACTTCTTCGACACCGAGGCGACCGAGGACGTCACCATCGACAACGTCCGCGAGCTGACGTTCGCCACCGACCAGGCCGCGTTCCTGGCCGGCTACCTGGCGGCGGGCATGACCGAGACCGGGACCGTGGGCACCTACGGGGGGTTGAACATCCCCACCGTGACCATCTTCATGGACGGGTTCCTGGCAGGCGTGCGCCATCACAACGCCGAGAAGGGGACGGACGTCGAGGTCATCGGCTGGGACGGCAGCGACGGCCTGTTCACCGGCAACTTCGAGAGCCAGGACGACGGCCGCCAGCTGACCGAACAGCTGATACAGCGCGACGCCGACATCATCATGCCGGTCGCCGGTCCGGTGGGGCTCGGCTCCGCCGCGGCGCTCGAGGACGCCGGGGAGGGCAGCCTGATCTGGGTCGACACGGACGGCTACGAGTCCGCGTCGCAGTTCTCCGACCTGATGCTGACGTCGGTCGTGAAGAACATGGACGTCGCGGTCTTCGACACCATCGCCACCGCGATCGACGGCAGCTTCGAGGGCGGCCTCTACGTGGGCACGCTCGAGAACGACGGCGTGGCGATCGCACCCTTCCACGACTTCGAGGACGAGGTCCCCGACGAGCTGAAGTCCGAGCTCGACACGCTGCGCGAGGGCATCATCGCGGGCGACGTCTCCGTCTCGTCCGCGGACTACGAGGGCTGA
- a CDS encoding 4a-hydroxytetrahydrobiopterin dehydratase yields the protein MANVLNPDALHHELDRLDGWEGTVKDGISKSYTFDDFAGSIAFVNDVADHAEQAGHHPDLTISWDTVTVTFITHSAGGVTQDDITQAREIDGLSV from the coding sequence ATGGCCAACGTGTTGAACCCGGACGCCCTGCATCACGAGCTGGACCGCCTGGATGGATGGGAGGGGACGGTCAAGGACGGGATCTCCAAGTCCTACACCTTCGACGACTTCGCCGGATCGATCGCCTTCGTCAACGACGTCGCCGATCACGCCGAGCAGGCCGGTCACCACCCCGACCTGACCATCAGCTGGGACACGGTCACGGTCACCTTCATCACGCACTCGGCGGGCGGCGTCACACAGGACGACATCACACAGGCACGCGAGATCGACGGCTTGTCGGTCTAG
- a CDS encoding HRDC domain-containing protein, with product MPVDTRLLAATPAELASALDALGDPPVVGVDVERADAHRYWRRPALIQLGADGVVVLADPLATLDMSVLDAYLSQRTVVLHAMDNDIAPLASVGIAVGDIEDTAVAAAMLGLPTGLETLLADILDVHFDGDKQRMQRADWARRPLTDDMLAYAAADVADLPRLWRTLHRRLADEGRLEWYAQERDALRDQPPIEERRAWTRMRGVGRLDGRAQTRARALWQTRETLARDTDTAPNRIVSDRVLLDLAAEPVDDERQLRRAGVRRQSARRFGSQLLRALRDATPAPATRPHPRRFDDRERALVDDLRARRSVVAQDVGIDPGVLCPNRALEQAVARRAQTPAELRDALELRPWQWSLLAATFTEALTDADTGTPTT from the coding sequence GTGCCGGTCGACACCCGTCTGCTCGCGGCCACCCCGGCCGAGCTGGCTTCGGCGCTCGACGCGCTCGGGGACCCGCCGGTCGTCGGGGTCGACGTCGAACGCGCCGACGCCCACCGCTACTGGCGACGCCCGGCACTCATCCAGCTGGGCGCCGACGGCGTCGTCGTGCTTGCGGATCCCCTGGCGACGTTGGACATGTCCGTCCTCGACGCCTACCTGTCCCAGCGCACGGTCGTGCTGCACGCAATGGACAACGACATCGCGCCGCTGGCCAGCGTCGGCATCGCCGTCGGTGACATCGAGGACACGGCGGTCGCGGCCGCGATGCTCGGCCTGCCGACCGGGCTGGAGACGCTGCTCGCCGACATCCTCGACGTGCACTTCGACGGCGACAAGCAGCGCATGCAGCGTGCCGACTGGGCCAGACGCCCGCTGACCGACGACATGCTGGCGTACGCGGCGGCCGACGTCGCCGACCTGCCCCGGCTGTGGCGCACGCTGCACCGGCGGCTCGCCGACGAGGGCCGGCTCGAGTGGTACGCCCAGGAGCGCGACGCCCTTCGGGACCAGCCGCCGATCGAAGAGCGGCGGGCGTGGACCCGCATGCGCGGCGTCGGGCGGCTCGACGGCCGCGCCCAGACGCGCGCACGTGCGCTGTGGCAGACCCGCGAGACACTGGCACGCGACACCGACACCGCCCCGAACCGCATCGTCAGCGATCGCGTGCTGCTCGATCTCGCGGCCGAGCCGGTTGACGACGAGCGCCAGCTGCGCCGTGCCGGCGTGCGTCGCCAATCGGCGCGGCGGTTCGGCTCGCAGCTGCTCCGCGCGCTGCGGGACGCGACACCGGCACCAGCCACACGCCCCCACCCGCGACGCTTCGACGACCGCGAGCGGGCGTTGGTCGACGATCTGCGGGCACGGCGATCGGTCGTCGCGCAGGACGTCGGCATCGACCCTGGCGTGCTGTGCCCCAACCGCGCGTTGGAGCAGGCCGTCGCGCGCCGTGCGCAGACGCCGGCGGAGCTGCGTGATGCGCTCGAACTGCGGCCGTGGCAGTGGTCGTTGCTGGCCGCGACCTTCACCGAGGCGTTGACTGACGCCGACACGGGAACACCGACCACCTGA
- the upp gene encoding uracil phosphoribosyltransferase — protein MREHPNLRVVDHPLARHLLAGLRDETTEPERFRYLTQRLASVLVLEATRDLPTATATIRTPLADTEVDRLAGNVIAVPILRAGLGLLTAVTGLLPDVQVGYVGLERDEQTLRPSSYYLKVPPLDDRPVLLLDPMLATGGSASFAASLLRDRGAVNQTLVCVVAAPEGVERLTGDHPDLRIVTAGLDDCLNDVGYIVPGLGDFGDRLFGTFDA, from the coding sequence ATGCGTGAGCACCCCAACCTGCGGGTGGTGGACCACCCGCTCGCCCGTCACCTGCTCGCGGGTCTGCGCGACGAGACCACGGAGCCGGAGCGGTTCCGCTACCTGACCCAGCGGCTGGCGTCGGTGCTGGTGCTCGAGGCGACGCGCGATCTGCCGACGGCGACGGCGACGATCCGCACCCCGCTGGCCGACACCGAGGTCGACCGGTTGGCGGGCAACGTGATCGCCGTGCCGATCCTGCGGGCCGGCCTCGGCCTGCTCACCGCGGTGACCGGCCTGCTGCCGGACGTGCAGGTCGGCTACGTGGGTCTGGAACGCGACGAGCAGACGCTGCGGCCGTCGTCGTACTACCTCAAGGTCCCGCCGCTGGACGACCGCCCCGTTCTGCTGCTGGACCCGATGCTGGCGACCGGCGGCTCGGCCAGCTTCGCCGCGAGCCTGCTGCGCGACCGCGGCGCGGTCAACCAGACGCTGGTGTGTGTGGTCGCCGCGCCGGAGGGCGTCGAGCGCCTGACCGGCGATCATCCCGATCTGCGCATCGTGACGGCCGGGCTCGACGACTGCCTGAACGACGTCGGCTACATCGTGCCCGGGCTGGGCGACTTCGGTGACCGGCTGTTCGGCACGTTCGACGCCTGA
- a CDS encoding TrkA family potassium uptake protein codes for MHVIIGGCGRVGAQLADQLARDEHDVVVIDTDPESFDRIGSAFNGETLMGDIINKDTLQRAGIERADALAAVTDLDNANLMAVQIARELFAVKVTVARLFNPQREESYRKMGVSYVSGTRLVARAIVKQLDIDTFPPHVGFSEGGIDVVELVVTRKAHGMTVSELQNRGDLRVAAIERDGRTRIPAGRDKLVHDDLLVAAIRGGRPGRRARGLLTSPATSRRV; via the coding sequence ATGCACGTGATCATCGGCGGCTGCGGGCGCGTCGGCGCCCAGCTCGCGGATCAGCTGGCACGTGACGAGCACGACGTCGTCGTCATCGACACCGACCCGGAGTCGTTCGACCGGATCGGCAGCGCCTTCAACGGCGAGACGTTGATGGGCGACATCATCAACAAGGACACCCTGCAGCGTGCGGGCATCGAGCGCGCCGACGCGCTCGCGGCGGTCACCGATCTCGACAACGCGAACCTGATGGCCGTCCAGATCGCGCGGGAGCTGTTCGCCGTCAAGGTCACGGTCGCGCGCCTGTTCAACCCGCAGCGGGAGGAGTCGTACCGCAAGATGGGCGTGTCCTATGTCTCGGGCACACGACTGGTCGCCCGCGCGATCGTGAAGCAGCTGGACATCGACACGTTTCCGCCGCACGTCGGCTTCAGCGAGGGTGGCATCGACGTGGTCGAGCTGGTGGTCACCCGGAAGGCGCATGGCATGACGGTCAGCGAGCTGCAGAATCGCGGCGACCTGCGTGTCGCGGCGATCGAGCGCGACGGGCGCACGCGCATCCCAGCCGGCCGTGACAAGCTCGTCCACGACGACCTGCTGGTGGCGGCCATCCGCGGCGGTCGCCCCGGCCGGCGGGCCCGGGGGCTGCTGACCAGCCCCGCGACATCGAGGCGGGTGTAG
- a CDS encoding AMP-binding protein has protein sequence MVLRSPLSDLEIPDLPLHAFIFEHADARADKPALIDGPSGRTITYGELTRGVEALAAGLAARGLEPGGVVGIFSPNLPEYALAFHGIARAGGTVTTVNPTATTKELTRQLSDADARFLLTAPPFVETARQAADEAEVETVFVFGEADGATPFSELMGDPSSAPDVDIDAAEDLVVLPFSSGTTGLPKGVMLTHRNLVANVLQSEALLETSADDVVIGVLPFFHIYGMTVIMNLALRNGATVVTMPRFDLQQFLELHAEHEITQCYAVPPIVLALAKQPVVDDYDLSSVRFVMSGAAPLSADLAEAAAERLGCTVLQGYGLTETSPVTHVNPIERNKPGTVGVLLPSTEARIVDLDSDEEVAAGDRGELCVRGPQIMKGYLNNQSATDAMIDPDGWLHTGDIAVVDDEGYFSIVDRVKELIKYKGFQVPPAELEALLLEHPDISDAAVVGRPDEEAGEIPVAFVVADGLEPDAVLAWVAERVAPYKKLRGIEMVDEIPKSASGKILRRELIERMRDA, from the coding sequence ATGGTACTGCGCAGCCCGTTGTCCGACCTCGAGATCCCCGACCTGCCCCTGCACGCGTTCATCTTCGAGCACGCTGACGCCCGGGCCGACAAGCCGGCACTGATCGACGGCCCGTCCGGCCGGACGATCACCTACGGCGAGCTCACCCGGGGCGTCGAGGCGTTGGCGGCCGGCCTGGCGGCGCGCGGGCTGGAACCGGGCGGCGTCGTGGGGATCTTCAGCCCGAACCTGCCGGAGTATGCACTGGCGTTCCACGGGATCGCACGGGCCGGCGGGACCGTGACGACGGTGAATCCCACCGCGACCACGAAGGAGCTGACACGCCAGCTCAGCGACGCGGACGCCCGGTTCCTGCTGACCGCGCCACCGTTCGTCGAGACGGCCCGGCAGGCGGCCGACGAGGCGGAGGTCGAGACCGTCTTCGTGTTCGGCGAGGCCGACGGCGCCACGCCGTTCAGCGAGCTGATGGGCGACCCCTCCTCCGCACCTGACGTGGACATCGACGCGGCTGAGGACCTGGTGGTCCTGCCGTTCTCCAGCGGGACGACCGGCCTGCCCAAGGGCGTCATGCTGACCCACCGCAACCTCGTCGCCAACGTGCTGCAGTCCGAGGCGCTGCTCGAGACGTCCGCGGACGACGTGGTGATCGGTGTGCTGCCGTTCTTCCACATCTACGGCATGACCGTGATCATGAACCTCGCCCTGCGCAACGGCGCGACCGTCGTGACGATGCCGCGCTTCGACCTCCAGCAGTTCCTCGAACTGCACGCCGAGCACGAGATCACCCAGTGCTACGCGGTCCCGCCGATCGTCCTGGCCCTGGCCAAGCAGCCGGTCGTCGACGACTACGACCTGTCGTCCGTGCGGTTCGTCATGTCGGGCGCCGCGCCCCTGTCGGCCGATCTGGCCGAGGCCGCCGCCGAGCGCCTGGGCTGCACGGTGCTGCAGGGCTACGGCCTGACCGAGACGAGCCCGGTGACCCACGTGAACCCGATCGAGCGCAACAAGCCGGGCACCGTCGGTGTCCTGCTGCCCAGCACCGAAGCCAGGATCGTGGATCTCGACTCCGACGAGGAGGTCGCGGCCGGCGACCGCGGCGAGCTGTGCGTGCGGGGGCCGCAGATCATGAAGGGCTACCTCAACAACCAGTCCGCCACCGACGCGATGATCGATCCGGACGGCTGGCTACACACCGGCGACATCGCCGTCGTCGACGACGAGGGGTACTTCTCGATCGTCGACCGGGTCAAGGAGCTGATCAAGTACAAGGGCTTCCAGGTGCCGCCGGCCGAGCTCGAGGCGTTGCTGCTGGAACACCCCGACATCTCCGACGCCGCCGTGGTCGGCCGTCCCGACGAGGAGGCCGGCGAGATCCCGGTCGCGTTCGTCGTGGCCGACGGGCTGGAGCCGGACGCGGTGCTGGCCTGGGTCGCCGAGCGCGTCGCGCCCTACAAGAAGCTCCGCGGCATCGAGATGGTCGACGAGATCCCCAAGTCAGCGTCCGGCAAGATCCTGCGGCGCGAGCTCATCGAGCGGATGCGCGATGCGTGA
- a CDS encoding ABC transporter permease, which translates to MTTPAGRDPVPDSGASTDAEEERREAAAREEERGHAVDVGASVGQRFLAALSATTVLTTVLAIVAALVVGAIILALASEETREALGYFFAQPADTFAALKESVWDVYAALLRGAFGGANQLSETITAATPLILTGLAVAVPLRAGLFNIGGEGQFLAGGAFAGYVGFAITGLPLVVHLPLAVLAGIVGGALWGWIPGVLKARTGAHEVITTIMLNNVAILGVEYMLSLDAVQPIGRDDPLSRGMLDSATLPRLAGAGRRVNAGIIVAFLLALVLWWLLERSTRGFELTAVGLNPEAARSAGMNVATTVTIAMLVGGIAAGLGGTSQVLGVDGRISAGLGGGRGFDGITVALLGRGGVGGTVFAGLLFGALEAGGRLMQAQTGTSLDLVSVIQALIVLFIAAPALVQAMFRIQPDTTAGTDIASGWGQ; encoded by the coding sequence ATGACGACGCCCGCCGGACGGGACCCGGTCCCCGACAGCGGGGCATCGACCGACGCCGAAGAAGAGCGGCGCGAGGCTGCGGCCCGGGAGGAGGAGCGGGGTCACGCCGTCGACGTCGGCGCGTCCGTGGGCCAACGGTTCCTCGCGGCGCTGTCGGCGACCACCGTGCTGACCACGGTGCTGGCCATCGTCGCCGCGCTCGTCGTCGGTGCAATCATCCTCGCGCTGGCCTCGGAGGAGACCCGCGAGGCACTGGGCTACTTCTTCGCCCAACCGGCGGACACCTTCGCGGCGCTCAAGGAGAGCGTCTGGGATGTGTACGCCGCGCTGCTGCGCGGCGCCTTCGGTGGCGCCAACCAGTTGTCGGAGACGATCACCGCGGCGACACCGCTGATCCTGACCGGGCTGGCGGTCGCCGTGCCGTTGCGCGCCGGGTTGTTCAACATCGGCGGTGAGGGCCAGTTCCTGGCAGGCGGGGCATTCGCCGGCTACGTCGGGTTCGCGATCACCGGGCTACCGCTCGTGGTGCACCTGCCCCTCGCCGTCCTCGCCGGCATCGTGGGCGGTGCACTGTGGGGCTGGATCCCCGGCGTCCTCAAGGCCCGGACGGGCGCCCACGAGGTCATCACGACGATCATGTTGAACAACGTGGCGATCCTCGGCGTGGAGTACATGCTGTCGCTGGACGCGGTACAGCCGATCGGTCGTGACGACCCGCTCTCGCGGGGTATGCTCGACTCGGCCACGCTGCCACGCCTTGCCGGCGCCGGACGGCGCGTCAACGCGGGCATCATCGTCGCGTTCCTCCTCGCGCTCGTGCTGTGGTGGCTGCTCGAACGCTCGACCCGCGGGTTCGAGCTGACCGCAGTGGGCTTGAACCCCGAGGCCGCCCGCTCCGCCGGCATGAACGTGGCGACCACCGTCACGATCGCCATGCTCGTGGGCGGCATCGCGGCCGGCCTCGGTGGCACGTCGCAGGTCCTCGGTGTGGACGGCCGCATCAGCGCCGGTCTCGGCGGCGGTCGCGGCTTCGACGGCATCACCGTCGCGCTGCTCGGTCGCGGTGGCGTGGGCGGCACCGTGTTCGCGGGCCTGTTGTTCGGTGCCCTGGAGGCCGGTGGACGCCTGATGCAGGCACAGACGGGCACGTCGCTCGACCTCGTCAGCGTGATCCAGGCACTCATCGTGTTGTTCATCGCAGCGCCGGCGCTGGTGCAGGCGATGTTCCGCATCCAGCCGGACACGACGGCCGGGACCGACATCGCGTCGGGGTGGGGCCAGTGA
- a CDS encoding 4-hydroxy-3-methylbut-2-enyl diphosphate reductase, translating to MTPTHTEPTIDTPRTVLLAAPRGFCAGVERAIRIVELALEANGPPVYVRHAIVHNTHVVADLEARGAVFVEDETEVPEGALVVFSAHGVPPDVRERSAARGLQMLDATCPLVTKVHYEAREYAERDYDIVLIGHAGHQEVVGTMGHAPDAMHLVETPEDVAQLDLPDPDRVAYISQTTLSVDDADRVIAALRERYPNARGPRGDDICYATQNRQDATRVLAERTDLVLVVGSDTSSNSKRMVEVALERGAPAARLIDDARSLDPTWLEGVDTVGLTSGASAPEVLVDEVIAALMAQPRGASVETLDVVDEQMHFALPASLRRLQLASS from the coding sequence GTGACCCCCACCCACACCGAACCCACGATCGACACGCCACGAACCGTGCTCCTCGCGGCCCCGCGCGGGTTCTGCGCCGGCGTCGAGCGGGCGATCCGAATCGTCGAGTTGGCGCTGGAGGCCAACGGACCGCCCGTGTACGTGCGCCACGCCATCGTCCACAACACCCACGTCGTCGCCGATCTCGAGGCCCGCGGCGCCGTGTTCGTCGAGGACGAGACCGAGGTGCCCGAGGGCGCCCTCGTGGTGTTCAGCGCCCACGGCGTGCCGCCGGACGTGCGTGAGCGCAGCGCCGCGCGCGGGCTCCAGATGCTCGACGCGACGTGCCCGCTGGTCACCAAGGTGCACTACGAAGCGCGGGAGTACGCCGAGCGCGACTACGACATCGTGCTGATCGGCCACGCCGGCCATCAGGAGGTCGTCGGCACGATGGGTCACGCGCCGGACGCGATGCACCTGGTCGAGACGCCCGAGGACGTGGCGCAGCTCGACCTGCCCGATCCCGACAGGGTGGCCTACATCTCGCAGACCACCCTGTCCGTCGACGACGCCGACCGGGTGATCGCCGCGCTGCGCGAGCGGTACCCGAACGCGCGTGGGCCTCGCGGCGATGACATCTGCTACGCCACGCAGAACCGACAGGACGCCACGCGTGTGCTCGCGGAGCGCACGGACCTCGTGCTGGTGGTCGGATCCGACACGTCGTCGAACTCCAAGCGCATGGTCGAGGTGGCGCTCGAGCGCGGGGCACCCGCTGCGCGCCTGATCGACGACGCCCGGTCGCTCGACCCGACCTGGCTCGAGGGCGTGGACACGGTCGGGCTCACGTCCGGCGCCAGCGCACCCGAGGTACTGGTCGACGAGGTGATCGCCGCGTTGATGGCTCAGCCGCGCGGCGCATCCGTGGAGACGCTCGACGTCGTCGACGAGCAGATGCACTTCGCGCTGCCGGCGTCACTGCGCAGGCTGCAGCTCGCGTCGAGCTGA
- a CDS encoding ABC transporter ATP-binding protein, with amino-acid sequence MKLELRGITKRFPGVVANDHVDLTVEPGEIHGLLGENGAGKSTLMNILYGLYHADEGEILIDGEPVSFEGPGDAIAAGIGMVHQHFMLVPVFTVAENVALGTEPTKGPGVLDRRRAAEDVRRLSEEFGLPVDPNAIVEDLPVGVQQRVEILKALHRDAQLLILDEPTAVLTPQETDELFDAARGLVTTGRSVIFISHKLREHRELVDRVSVLRRGRVVGTADPRQADDAELAELMVGRPVSLVVSRTEASSGDVALSVRGLTVRNSAGAAVIDDVNLDVRAREIVAIAGVEGNGQTELVRALTGLADESTEGSVKLNGREMLGLSRKDFIRGGVGHVPEDRNRTGLVGAFSVAENLVLNRWDAEPFAAGPRLQFATIASHASELVEAYDIRTPSIHTAAAALSGGNQQKTVVAREFDRPIELLVAAQPTRGVDVGAIEYIHQQLVAKRDEGTAVVIVSSELDEVLALGDRVAVMFRGRLFGPFDAPVDKDRIGLLMAGGDTEQGVHDGDAA; translated from the coding sequence GTGAAGCTGGAACTGCGCGGCATCACGAAGCGGTTCCCCGGCGTGGTCGCCAACGACCACGTCGACCTGACCGTTGAACCGGGCGAGATCCACGGGCTGCTCGGGGAGAACGGCGCCGGCAAGTCGACACTGATGAACATCCTCTACGGCCTGTACCACGCCGACGAGGGTGAGATCCTGATCGACGGCGAACCAGTGTCGTTCGAGGGTCCCGGCGATGCGATCGCCGCCGGCATCGGCATGGTGCACCAGCACTTCATGCTCGTCCCCGTCTTCACCGTCGCCGAGAACGTCGCCCTGGGGACGGAACCCACGAAGGGCCCGGGCGTGCTCGACCGACGGCGCGCCGCGGAGGACGTGCGGCGGCTGTCCGAGGAGTTCGGCCTGCCGGTCGATCCCAACGCCATCGTCGAGGACCTGCCCGTCGGCGTGCAGCAGCGCGTCGAGATCCTCAAGGCACTGCACCGCGACGCCCAACTGCTGATCCTCGACGAGCCGACGGCCGTGCTCACACCCCAGGAGACCGACGAGCTGTTCGACGCCGCGCGGGGACTCGTCACCACCGGCCGCTCGGTCATCTTCATCTCGCACAAGCTGCGCGAGCACCGCGAGCTCGTCGACCGGGTGAGCGTGCTGCGTCGCGGAAGGGTCGTCGGCACGGCGGACCCGAGGCAGGCCGACGACGCCGAGCTCGCCGAGCTCATGGTCGGTCGACCGGTGAGCCTGGTCGTGTCGCGCACCGAGGCGTCATCGGGCGACGTCGCGCTGTCGGTGCGTGGCCTCACCGTCCGCAACAGCGCGGGCGCGGCCGTCATCGACGACGTGAACCTCGATGTCCGGGCTCGCGAGATCGTCGCGATCGCCGGCGTCGAGGGCAACGGACAGACCGAGCTGGTGCGGGCGCTGACAGGACTGGCCGACGAGTCCACTGAGGGCTCGGTCAAGCTCAACGGCCGGGAGATGCTCGGGCTGTCGCGCAAGGACTTCATCCGCGGCGGGGTTGGCCACGTGCCCGAGGACCGCAACCGCACAGGTCTGGTCGGCGCGTTCTCGGTCGCGGAGAACCTCGTGCTGAACCGCTGGGACGCCGAGCCCTTCGCCGCCGGCCCCCGGCTGCAGTTCGCCACGATAGCCTCGCACGCGTCCGAGCTCGTCGAGGCCTACGACATCCGCACGCCGTCGATCCACACGGCGGCGGCCGCGCTGTCGGGCGGCAACCAGCAGAAGACGGTGGTCGCGCGGGAGTTCGACCGCCCGATCGAGCTGCTCGTCGCGGCGCAGCCCACGCGGGGCGTCGACGTCGGCGCAATCGAGTACATCCATCAGCAGCTCGTGGCGAAGCGCGATGAGGGCACCGCCGTCGTCATCGTCTCCTCCGAGCTCGACGAGGTGCTCGCGCTCGGCGACCGCGTCGCTGTCATGTTCCGCGGGCGGTTGTTCGGACCGTTCGACGCCCCGGTGGACAAGGATCGGATCGGGTTGCTGATGGCCGGCGGCGACACCGAGCAGGGCGTGCACGACGGGGACGCGGCATGA